Genomic DNA from Longimicrobiales bacterium:
ATCCGCGCCCTCGCGGCATTGAGCAAAGCCTGAACGACGACAGGGAATGACGGAAGCACAGCCTATCAACGTCTGCACGACGCACGGCGACATTCGGGCGTTGATCACTATCCCCCGCACGGCCGAGTGGCTGTACGTCTTCGCGCACGGCGCCGGCGCGGGCATGCAGCACACTTTCATGGAGGCCGCTGCCGCGGTGTTGACCGACCGCGGCATCGCCACACTTCGTTATGAGTATCCGTACATGAGTGCCGGATCCCGCCGGCCGGACCGCGCGCCGGTGCTGGAGACCACCACGCGCGAGGTGGTCACGAACGCAGCGCAGACATGGCCGGGACTGCGCATTGCGGCCGGCGGCAAATCGATGGGTGGACGCATGACATCGCGCGCCCAGTCAGCGGAGCCGATGCCGCGGCTGGAGGCACTCGTATTCTTCGGATTTCCGCTGCACCTCTCGAAGAAGCCGTCGATCGATCGTGCGGAGCACCTCGCCGCGGTGACGGTCCCGATGATGTTCCTTCAGGGAACGCGCGACGATCTCGCAAACATCGACCTCATGCGCAGTGTCACCGATGACCTCGGAGCACACGCGACATTGCACGTGGTGGACGGCGCCGACCACGGGTTCGGAGTGCTGAAGCGGAGCGGGCGCACCGCCGAGGATGTCCTCACGGAGCTCGGTGATACCGTCGCGGCGTTTCTGGGGCAGGTGCAGGCGAGCCCGGACGTCACTTCGACGTCCCGTGCCGGCCCTACCCGTTGACCGGGAGGTCCAGAAACGCGCGAGCCAGGCGCGGCCCCACGCCGGCGTCCTCGTGCTTGAAGTACACGAACGCCCGATCCCATACCTGCGCCGCGATCCGCTCGCGCCACTCCATGAGCTCCGCGGGCTCATATGCCTCGCGCCGGAGCCGCAGATAACCCCACCCGGCCGTCGCGACAAAGGGCGTTTCTTCATCCTCCGTCTGAGCGATGCACAGGGCCACACCGTGGTCACGCAGCACCTCGAAGACAGCGTCATCGTGCCACGACTCATGACGGAACTCGATGGCGGTCGGGACGCCGGGCGGGATCAACCCCAGGAAAGTGCGCAACCGGTCCAGGTCCATCTTCATGTTCGGCGGCAGTCCGAACAGGATCGGCCCGCGCGCGGCGCCCAGGGACTCGGTGACGCGATAGAGGTACGCCGTCGGGTCGGCCACATCCTTCAGTCGCTTCAGGTGAGTGATGACGCGCGACGCCTTGAGTGAGAAGCGGAATCCCTCCGGCACGCGCGCGGCCCACTGCTGCAGCGTGGACTCGTTCGGCAGGCGATAGAACGTGTTGTTCAGCTCCA
This window encodes:
- a CDS encoding alpha/beta family hydrolase; the protein is MTEAQPINVCTTHGDIRALITIPRTAEWLYVFAHGAGAGMQHTFMEAAAAVLTDRGIATLRYEYPYMSAGSRRPDRAPVLETTTREVVTNAAQTWPGLRIAAGGKSMGGRMTSRAQSAEPMPRLEALVFFGFPLHLSKKPSIDRAEHLAAVTVPMMFLQGTRDDLANIDLMRSVTDDLGAHATLHVVDGADHGFGVLKRSGRTAEDVLTELGDTVAAFLGQVQASPDVTSTSRAGPTR
- a CDS encoding DUF72 domain-containing protein — encoded protein: MELHAGTSGFSYKEWKGSFYPEKMKEADMLPYYAERFDTVELNNTFYRLPNESTLQQWAARVPEGFRFSLKASRVITHLKRLKDVADPTAYLYRVTESLGAARGPILFGLPPNMKMDLDRLRTFLGLIPPGVPTAIEFRHESWHDDAVFEVLRDHGVALCIAQTEDEETPFVATAGWGYLRLRREAYEPAELMEWRERIAAQVWDRAFVYFKHEDAGVGPRLARAFLDLPVNG